A region of the Desulfobacterales bacterium genome:
AAAGGCCACCATTTCAGCTGCAAGCGCATCCACGTTGCGGATGTTCCGCTTGAATTGCAGCCGACTATCCTCTCCCTTGGCAACGATGGCCTTCAGTTGTGATTTTTTCATTTGTCCCAGCTTAATCAAAGAAACGCCGTCAGTTCCCACCGTCAATATATAACTTCAGCAAGTCTTTGCCGTTATCGCCCAAACTGCGCCGCAGTTCTTCAAAAGATTGCATTGTCAAATTGTTTCAAAGCTGCCGTGCCAATAACAGATTGTAAATGGACGGGTAACCGGCGAAGCGTTCCTGTCCGGTCACCCGGTTTGCCCGCCGGTTTTGTTGCTTTCGGCGTCGGTGGAAACGCGGATATAGAGCGGCCTGCGGTCGTCCTGGGCCAGATAGGTGGTCTGGGTCGGGAACGCAAACTCGATTCCCTCGGCGGCAAAGGCACGCATAATTTGCAGATTGACCTTTTCGGTAAAGGCCATGAAATCCCAGTAATTGGGCGGATGATACCAGTACAGCACCAGGATGTTCAGGGAGTCCGAATTAAAATCGTTAAAGAACACCCGGGGCGGGAAATCTTCCTGCAGGCCTTCATGGTTGGTCAGGATTTCTTTTACGATGGCGATCCCTTTTTCGATTTTTTCCGGCGGCGTGTCATAGGTGACCGTCAGGTTGAAAAGCCTTCGGATATACGGACGTTTGCCGATATTGCGGATGGTCATGTCCGCCAGCTTGCCGTTGGGGAGCGTGACCAGATGACCGTCCAGCGTTCGGATTTTGGTGGAGCGGATTCCCACTTCTTCCACTGGGCCGTCCTGCCCGTCCACGACAATACGGTCGCCCTTTTCAAAGGGTTTGTCGATGAAAAGGACAATGGAGCCGAAAAAATTTTTAATGGTGTCCTGGGCGGCCAGGGCAACGGCCAGACCGCCGATTCCCAACCCGGCGATGATGGAGGTAATGGGCTTGTCGCTGAGGATCTGGGCGATCTGGACCAGGAGCAGGATGACAATGGTGACGCGCAGGCTCTTGCGAATGATGGGTATCAGCATGTCGTCCATCTTGCTTTTGGTTTTTTCCGATATGTCGGTGAGCCACTTGACCGGGACATCCACCAGCCAGTAAAGCAGATGCCCGATGGCGATGCTCAATAGGATGGCTGTCAGGGTATCGGCCACTTCATAAATCCTGTTTCGTAATTCGAGGAATTCCATGCCGACGGAGATGCCGATGGCTGCGGACAGAAAAAGGACGCTTCGGCTGACTGACTTTAAGGTGACGGCAGGTATGAAACGTTGCTGACTTTCAAGAGCCGCGGCGGACTTGTGCAGAACTAACTTGACGATTCTACCCAGAGCCAGGGCGATAAAAATAATGCCGAACAGCGCCAGGATGCGCCATAAATGGTTTCCGCCGATTTCAAATTCGGTTAATAGATATTTAAAATCCATGGCAACCTCCTGTTACAGCCACTTCTTACGTTTAAAATAAATCAGCATCAATCCAAACACGGAAATCATGATGATCCAGAGGATCGGGTAGGCCCATTTGAACTCCAGTTCCGGCATGTATTTGAAATTCATTCCATAAACCCCTGCCAGAAAAGTAAGGGGGATAAATATGGTGGCGATAATGGTCAGCACTTTCATGACTTCATTCATTTTATTGCTGACGCTGGACAGATAGATGTCGAGCATGCCCGAGAGCATGTCACGATAGGTCTCGACTGTATCGATGACCTGGATGGTATGATCATAGACATCCCTGAGATACAGAACCACATCTTCGTGGACCAGGCTGTATTCTCCTCTGACCAGGGCGCTGATGATTTCCCGCAGGGGCCAGACCGATTTTCTTAAAAAGATCATTTCCCGTTTCAGATTCTGGATTTGATGGAGCGTTTTAGGCTGGGGGTCTGTAATGACTTCTTCCTGGAGGGCTTCCACCTGCTCCCCGATTTCTTCGAAAAGATGGAAATAATGGTCCACAATGGTATCGATGAGGGCGTACATCAGGTAATCAGACCCCTTGGTGCGGATATGTCCCTTCCCTTTGCGAATTCTTTCTCTAACAGGGTCAAACACATCCTCTTCAAACTCCTGGAGCGAGAGGACGACACCGGGCATGAGTATCAGACTCAGTTGTTCATGCTGGATGCGCTTGCTGTTTTTTCCGGTGTATAGCATCTTTAAAACCATGAAGAGATAGTCTTCATAGTCATCCATCTTGGGACGCTGCTCGGTGTTGACGACATCTTCGAGGAGCAGGGGATGCAGGTTGAACTGGCTGCCCAGATTTTCGATCATCGTCAGGTCGTGGATGCCGGTAACGTTGATCCAGGTAACCGAATCACTGGTTTTAAACGGCAGGCAGTCCTTGATGGTCCCCACTTCTTTTTCAGCCAGATCGGACCCATTATAATCGATAATTTGGATTTTGACCTTTTCAACTTTTTCTGCGCCGACATACATCAAGGTCCCCGGCGACTGGCCGGCTTTTTTGCGGGCGGATTTTATGATGAACATGGCCGTCTCCTTATCATTTAAACTAATTGTTTTTAAAGCTAAAATTATAAACAAAAGAATTTTAAAAATGCAAGCACTGTTTTTTTCAGGCCCGTGTGGTCGCGTTGAAAACCGGTGTTTGAACAGCCAGGGAACTAAAGCCATCATGTCATAAACCCCTTGATTTCATAAAAAACATGGCTAAAAGCGGCCAAGATCCTTGAATTCACAATGCAACATTAGGGTAAAGTTGACAGGGGATACCCTTTGATATATTTCTATTCGAGAGTTTCAACCTGTTTTAAGCGGTGTCCTGTGCAGCGCCCTAAAAATAAACAATACTTGCCATGGATCATATGAAATCTGTTTTGCAAACGCCGGCTCCCGGGCAACATCTGTTAATGTTTCGCGGCGACACCCTCGAATTCAAGCTTTCCCTGCCGACCCCCCAGAAAGGAACCGCCTGGATTCGAACCAATATCGGGCATTCGGATGTTGCCCGTGGGGAAACGCTGGCGGCTGTGCGGGAGAATATTCCCGCCCTGGACAAGGACTGGTTTGATATCGCCATGCGGCCGGTTGATGATCGGACCTTTGGCGCCCGGCTGCCCCTGACTGAAGTCGGTCATTTCGAAGCCAAGTGCTTTTTTTTAAAAGACGGCGAAACGGACCCGGTCTGGCCGGAGGGCCCCAACACCGGCATCAATGTCGAACCGGCCCATACCTGCTGCGGGAATATCATCTATAACGCTTTTGTGAGACAGTTTGGCGCCAATAAAGCGGCGGCGTCGAGCAGTCCCGTCAATGAAGACTGGATCAAGGCGCTGGACAGCAGCGGTTATACGGTCATACCCAAGTCCGGCACGTTTCGAGATCTGATCAGAGAGTTGGACTTTATCGTGGGGACGCTCGGATGCCGGATCCTTCAGCTGCTGCCGGTGCACCCCGTTCCCACGACCTATGGCCGCATGGGGCGATTCGGCAGCCCCTATGCCGCCCTAAGCTTTACGGCGGTTGATCCTGCCCTGGCGGAGTTCGATTATCACGCCACCCCTCTGGAACAGTTCATCGAGCTGATTGACGCCGTGCACGCACGCTATGCCAGAATTTTTATCGACATCGCGATAAATCATACCGGTTGGGCGGCCAGTCTACACGAGACGCACCCCCAGTGGTTGTCAAGGGATCCGGACGGACGGATTGAAGTTCCCGGGGCCTGGGGGGTCAGTTGGGAAGACCTGACGAAGCTCAACTACAGCCACAAAGACCTGTGGCAGTTCATGGCCGATGTATTTTTGACCTGGTGCCGGCGGGGGGTGGACGGCTTTCGCTGCGATGCCGGGTACATGATTCCGGTTCCGGCCTGGAAATATTTGATTGCAGCGGTGCGGGAGCAGTTTCCCGATACGGTATTTCTGTTGGAGGGTCTTGGCGGCAAGATATCGGTTACACGGGAGCTGCTGAATACGGCCAATTTCAACTGGGCCTATTCAGAGCTGTTTCAAAACTATGACCGGGGCCAGATAGAGGGGTATTTGCCCGGCGCCATGGAGATTTCCGGAAGCGACGGCGTCACGGTCCATTTTGCCGAAACCCACGACAACCCGAGGCTGGCAGCGCAGTCTCATGGCTATGCCCGCATGCGAACCGCCCTCTGTGCGCTTTTTTCTCATCAGGGCGCTTTCGGATTCAGCAACGGGGTGGAATGGTTTGCCGCAGAGAAAATCGACGTACATGGCGCCGCTTCGCTCAATTGGGGGGCGCAGCCCAACCAGATCGATCTGATCGGGCGGCTCACGACCCTGCTGACCGTACATCCGGCTTTTTTCAATGGAACCCGCCTGGCGCTCATTCAAACGGGAGAGGGGAATGTCCTGGCGCTGCTGCGGCATCATGGGCCCAGCAACAGGCGGCTGATCATCCTGGTCAACCTGGATGTGGCGCAACGCGGCCGGGTGTCCTGGGATCCCTCCCGGGCGAAAATGGCAGGCGGCGCCTGCTGGGACCTGATGACGGGAGCGGCTGTTGAGATAAACCGCAAAGCGGGAATGGCCCACTGTGGTCTGGAACCCGGACAGGTTATCTGCCTTTCCGATGAAAAAAGTGATCTGGCGCTGTTTATCCAGACCCGGCCAACGTCTTTTGCACTGCCCCCGCTGATTCTGAACCAGCGCCTGCGGGCCAAGGGCATCGATGTGTATGGCTTTTATCACGGTGTCCGGGATCTGGCGGAGTTTGATCCGGATGGGGCTGCCGGCCGGCTGGCCCAGGACCCCTTTGAATTTTGCCGCAGCCTGAACCCGGACAGCCAGGAGCCCCGGGTGGTTAAATGGCAATGGCCCCAGGACGCCAAACGGGAAGTCATGATCCCGCCGAACCATTTTCTGCTGCTCCAGGCGGCCGTTTCCTTTCGGGCCGAAGTGCTGGAAAGGGATCGGGTTTTACGGTGCGAAGAGAGTCTGGTCCGGAGCGATGGAACCTTTTTTGCTTTATTGACACCGCTTCCGCCCCAAGAAAATCATCGCCGCCTGACTGTAAAA
Encoded here:
- a CDS encoding mechanosensitive ion channel family protein; the protein is MDFKYLLTEFEIGGNHLWRILALFGIIFIALALGRIVKLVLHKSAAALESQQRFIPAVTLKSVSRSVLFLSAAIGISVGMEFLELRNRIYEVADTLTAILLSIAIGHLLYWLVDVPVKWLTDISEKTKSKMDDMLIPIIRKSLRVTIVILLLVQIAQILSDKPITSIIAGLGIGGLAVALAAQDTIKNFFGSIVLFIDKPFEKGDRIVVDGQDGPVEEVGIRSTKIRTLDGHLVTLPNGKLADMTIRNIGKRPYIRRLFNLTVTYDTPPEKIEKGIAIVKEILTNHEGLQEDFPPRVFFNDFNSDSLNILVLYWYHPPNYWDFMAFTEKVNLQIMRAFAAEGIEFAFPTQTTYLAQDDRRPLYIRVSTDAESNKTGGQTG
- the corA gene encoding magnesium/cobalt transporter CorA; the protein is MFIIKSARKKAGQSPGTLMYVGAEKVEKVKIQIIDYNGSDLAEKEVGTIKDCLPFKTSDSVTWINVTGIHDLTMIENLGSQFNLHPLLLEDVVNTEQRPKMDDYEDYLFMVLKMLYTGKNSKRIQHEQLSLILMPGVVLSLQEFEEDVFDPVRERIRKGKGHIRTKGSDYLMYALIDTIVDHYFHLFEEIGEQVEALQEEVITDPQPKTLHQIQNLKREMIFLRKSVWPLREIISALVRGEYSLVHEDVVLYLRDVYDHTIQVIDTVETYRDMLSGMLDIYLSSVSNKMNEVMKVLTIIATIFIPLTFLAGVYGMNFKYMPELEFKWAYPILWIIMISVFGLMLIYFKRKKWL
- a CDS encoding amylo-alpha-1,6-glucosidase, with protein sequence MKSVLQTPAPGQHLLMFRGDTLEFKLSLPTPQKGTAWIRTNIGHSDVARGETLAAVRENIPALDKDWFDIAMRPVDDRTFGARLPLTEVGHFEAKCFFLKDGETDPVWPEGPNTGINVEPAHTCCGNIIYNAFVRQFGANKAAASSSPVNEDWIKALDSSGYTVIPKSGTFRDLIRELDFIVGTLGCRILQLLPVHPVPTTYGRMGRFGSPYAALSFTAVDPALAEFDYHATPLEQFIELIDAVHARYARIFIDIAINHTGWAASLHETHPQWLSRDPDGRIEVPGAWGVSWEDLTKLNYSHKDLWQFMADVFLTWCRRGVDGFRCDAGYMIPVPAWKYLIAAVREQFPDTVFLLEGLGGKISVTRELLNTANFNWAYSELFQNYDRGQIEGYLPGAMEISGSDGVTVHFAETHDNPRLAAQSHGYARMRTALCALFSHQGAFGFSNGVEWFAAEKIDVHGAASLNWGAQPNQIDLIGRLTTLLTVHPAFFNGTRLALIQTGEGNVLALLRHHGPSNRRLIILVNLDVAQRGRVSWDPSRAKMAGGACWDLMTGAAVEINRKAGMAHCGLEPGQVICLSDEKSDLALFIQTRPTSFALPPLILNQRLRAKGIDVYGFYHGVRDLAEFDPDGAAGRLAQDPFEFCRSLNPDSQEPRVVKWQWPQDAKREVMIPPNHFLLLQAAVSFRAEVLERDRVLRCEESLVRSDGTFFALLTPLPPQENHRRLTVKLSLYADGRCEHVEARLLLLARAGSVSIKNSLKRSDLVDQPALLLQTNGCGAMLRASIRWGELRSRYDALLSANLNPEYPEDRWAMLARYRIWLVYQGYSQAVNGDCFDSFYRDGDSTGCWRFYVPAGQGQYTLLTIQLQMVSGKNAVRMILNRHPAGDAASRLTDGKPVRLIVRPDIESRNFHEPAKAFKGPENIWPKATTPHSDHFLFSALPEHPLRVRISRGEFVWEPEWQYMVFRPADAERGLDPDSDLFSPGYFQTELKGEDQVELTAVVLDSSRGTAGLLKIPGAPPVQACFEKEETFFRPIDDLTAALRHYVVRRGDLKTVIAGYPWFLDWGRDALIFTRGLIAAGKTAEARDIIKLFGQYEENGTLPNMIRGADAGNRDTSDAALWFFTVCADMVRAEGKESFLDEPCGNRSVRQVLIAMVRSLMDGTPNGICMDPDSGLLFSPSHFTWMDTNHPAGTPREGYPVEIQSLWIAGLLFLAQIDASKAGGRWQQLSLKARSSLLELFPLRDEGYMSDCLHAGPGTPARQAKPDDALRPNQLLALTLGAVGDDTRSRKILSACEELLVPGAIRSLADRPLKFPLPIVHQGRALNDPGRPYQGKYAGDEDLQRKPAYHNGTAWTWMFPSFCEAWVAVYGDNARETALSWLSSSSALLHQGCVGHLPEIIDGDFPHISRGCDAQAWGASEWVRVWMKLKAS